A genomic region of Rhodohalobacter sp. SW132 contains the following coding sequences:
- a CDS encoding sorbosone dehydrogenase family protein — MKTSISLLSLLFIIQFSLLHAQTTTNDPFPDPLIADEDVILVGAEEFAELPDYDGNPVRMMLMVDEPGTSRMFVNDMYGPIYSVSYDGEEVSLYVNINDPEWGVGVEYRGRERGFQSFAFHPDFGREGSEGYGRFYTFSDVRDNETTPDFIPNGGDNTHHTVLHEWIADDPSADRFDGEAPRELMRFEQPFGNHNAGLIAFHPFAEAGSSEYGLLYIGSADGGSGGDPLNLSLDLTSAFGKMLRIDPLGSNSENGQYGIPDDNPWAGEEFSDELGEIYAYGMRNPQRFGWDPDNNNLFMADIGQNIVEKVSLVPKGGNLGWNEWEGSYRFVSRSEVIVDEPRSDPDVVYPVVEYGRYDPLMANRVAVTGIHVYRDGPVSQLMDLVLFGDMVNGEIFYFDADNLPEGGTEGLRRVLLHDENGDSKTYLELIQDKNREQNREPASRTDLRFGTGPDNMVFLLNKQDGTIRVLTP; from the coding sequence ATGAAAACATCGATATCGCTCCTCTCCCTGCTCTTTATTATTCAATTCTCCCTGCTCCATGCCCAAACTACAACGAACGATCCGTTTCCTGACCCGCTGATTGCTGATGAGGATGTGATCCTCGTAGGGGCTGAAGAGTTTGCCGAACTGCCTGATTACGACGGCAATCCCGTCCGGATGATGCTGATGGTGGATGAGCCGGGAACCTCCCGGATGTTTGTGAATGACATGTACGGCCCGATTTACAGTGTGAGTTATGATGGAGAAGAAGTCTCGCTTTATGTTAATATCAACGATCCGGAGTGGGGAGTTGGAGTTGAGTACAGGGGACGCGAACGAGGATTTCAGAGCTTTGCATTTCATCCCGATTTTGGCAGGGAAGGGAGTGAAGGGTACGGCCGTTTTTATACATTTTCGGATGTGAGAGATAATGAAACAACACCTGATTTCATACCTAATGGAGGTGACAACACCCATCACACGGTACTGCACGAATGGATTGCGGATGATCCTTCTGCGGATCGGTTTGATGGAGAGGCTCCCCGCGAACTAATGCGGTTTGAGCAGCCGTTTGGCAATCACAACGCCGGACTGATCGCCTTTCACCCTTTCGCCGAAGCGGGCAGCAGTGAATACGGCCTGTTGTACATCGGCTCGGCTGACGGAGGGAGCGGCGGTGATCCGCTGAATCTGTCGCTGGATCTCACTTCGGCTTTCGGTAAAATGCTTCGGATTGATCCGCTTGGATCAAACAGTGAAAACGGGCAATACGGTATTCCGGACGACAATCCCTGGGCAGGCGAAGAGTTCAGCGATGAGCTCGGTGAGATTTATGCGTACGGAATGCGCAACCCGCAGCGCTTCGGATGGGATCCGGATAATAATAATCTTTTTATGGCCGATATCGGGCAAAACATTGTCGAAAAAGTGAGCCTTGTACCTAAAGGCGGAAATCTGGGATGGAATGAGTGGGAAGGGAGCTACCGGTTTGTCAGCCGATCCGAAGTCATTGTGGATGAGCCGCGAAGTGATCCGGATGTGGTATATCCTGTAGTGGAATATGGCAGGTATGATCCGCTGATGGCAAATCGCGTGGCCGTAACCGGAATTCACGTCTATCGTGACGGACCGGTCTCGCAACTGATGGATCTTGTTCTATTTGGTGATATGGTGAATGGCGAAATCTTTTACTTTGATGCGGATAACCTCCCCGAAGGCGGAACGGAAGGACTCCGGCGTGTACTGCTGCATGATGAGAATGGAGACAGTAAAACCTACCTCGAGCTGATTCAGGATAAAAACCGAGAACAAAATCGTGAACCGGCATCCCGAACCGACCTTCGTTTCGGCACCGGCCCGGACAACATGGTGTTTCTGCTAAACAAACAAGATGGCACCATCCGGGTTTTAACTCCGTAG
- a CDS encoding arsenate reductase family protein, which yields MLKVYGIKNCNKVRDSLKWLDERDIEYTFVNLKKEPLSADKLDEFVHKVGLDVLINRRGTTWRNLGLKDQDLSDEELFEKLLENQMMIKRPVIEEEGDGAVLVGYDEDAFESFI from the coding sequence ATGCTAAAGGTTTATGGCATCAAAAACTGTAATAAAGTTCGGGACTCGCTGAAATGGCTGGATGAGCGTGATATTGAGTACACGTTTGTAAATCTGAAAAAAGAGCCGCTTTCCGCTGATAAACTGGATGAGTTTGTGCATAAAGTAGGTCTCGACGTGCTGATCAACCGCCGTGGAACGACCTGGCGGAATCTTGGCCTGAAGGATCAGGATTTGAGTGATGAGGAACTGTTTGAAAAACTGCTGGAAAACCAAATGATGATTAAACGGCCGGTGATTGAAGAGGAAGGAGACGGCGCTGTGCTGGTTGGATATGATGAAGATGCGTTTGAATCATTTATTTAA
- a CDS encoding DMT family transporter has protein sequence MKQNENQKLPRLAWAGVLTGAALWGTLGLFIAPLTEAGFPTLTLAFLRMAGGFILALPLLWIAKPGVLKLNRWQDLSYFILTGTVSLGLFQWFYLSAINELGMSLAVVLLYTAPAFVVIMARFLFGEPITLRKTIAICIMVAGCVFVLELPAQSGLNISVTGFLLGMGAAITFALYNVSSKFALQKYSVLTVTIYTFLFAAIGLMPLAGAGVSADLFLQTNVWVWLALMMVVPTLFAYGFYMVGLQKIESGRATLAAVIELLVAVLLGVIIAREPFSPMMGVGVLMVLSSVLMISLFRRDKVVVR, from the coding sequence TTGAAACAAAATGAAAACCAAAAATTACCGCGGCTGGCCTGGGCGGGAGTCCTTACCGGAGCAGCGCTCTGGGGCACACTCGGATTGTTTATCGCTCCTCTCACTGAGGCAGGATTTCCAACCCTCACGCTCGCTTTTTTGCGAATGGCCGGTGGCTTCATCCTGGCTCTTCCGCTGCTGTGGATCGCCAAACCGGGTGTCCTGAAACTTAACCGCTGGCAGGATCTCTCCTATTTCATACTTACCGGCACCGTCAGCCTCGGACTTTTTCAGTGGTTTTATCTTTCAGCGATCAATGAACTGGGCATGTCGCTTGCTGTAGTTCTGCTCTACACCGCTCCTGCTTTTGTGGTTATTATGGCGCGGTTTTTATTTGGTGAACCGATCACCCTCCGAAAAACGATCGCCATCTGCATCATGGTTGCAGGATGTGTGTTTGTACTGGAACTTCCGGCTCAATCCGGTCTCAACATCTCGGTCACCGGATTCCTCTTAGGAATGGGTGCGGCAATCACGTTCGCCCTCTATAATGTGAGCAGTAAATTTGCCCTTCAAAAATACAGTGTGTTGACGGTCACAATATACACCTTCCTTTTCGCTGCCATCGGGCTTATGCCGCTTGCAGGTGCCGGCGTTTCGGCGGATCTCTTTCTTCAGACCAACGTTTGGGTTTGGCTTGCATTAATGATGGTTGTTCCCACACTGTTTGCATATGGCTTCTACATGGTTGGACTTCAGAAAATAGAATCAGGCCGCGCCACACTCGCTGCAGTAATTGAATTGCTGGTAGCCGTATTGCTTGGCGTGATTATCGCCCGTGAACCGTTCAGCCCAATGATGGGGGTTGGCGTGCTGATGGTTCTTTCTTCCGTGTTGATGATTAGTCTTTTTCGGCGGGATAAAGTAGTTGTTAGGTGA
- a CDS encoding DUF3108 domain-containing protein, whose translation MILLPGALIQNLQAQDHNLTFDRDEPPTKQMLMDVREVFEFEVRYGFFTLGWVDVEILPDTTYQGETVHHLRTRIRSNRRVPFVGTRIVNYETLFSYNQDWFYSHLFWRDDIHDEEYETAKIKFDREAMEVRFFEKGEPADTLELEEPASGGDLVFLYSRLFAGIEEPYELPVYIEGEKSYLTASSSSNIEMRSYDAFDDDVETYFSEGTTDADGPFGFSGEFKAWYLTDDLRVPLEAHVKVIFGNVRVRLISYERTHYDGM comes from the coding sequence ATGATTCTCCTCCCGGGAGCGTTGATTCAGAATCTGCAGGCGCAGGATCACAACCTCACGTTCGACAGGGATGAGCCGCCGACTAAGCAGATGCTGATGGACGTTCGTGAAGTGTTTGAATTCGAAGTGCGGTACGGTTTTTTTACACTCGGCTGGGTTGATGTTGAGATTCTGCCCGATACAACCTACCAGGGCGAAACGGTTCACCATCTGCGAACACGAATTCGATCCAACCGCCGCGTACCTTTCGTGGGAACACGCATCGTGAACTACGAAACGCTGTTCAGCTATAACCAGGATTGGTTTTACAGCCATCTGTTCTGGCGTGATGATATCCACGATGAGGAGTACGAAACGGCAAAGATCAAATTTGACCGGGAGGCGATGGAGGTCCGTTTTTTTGAAAAAGGCGAACCTGCTGACACGCTCGAACTCGAAGAACCCGCCAGCGGCGGCGATTTGGTTTTCCTTTACTCCCGGCTGTTTGCCGGTATCGAGGAGCCGTATGAACTTCCGGTGTATATCGAAGGAGAAAAAAGCTACCTGACCGCATCAAGCAGTTCAAACATTGAGATGCGAAGTTATGACGCTTTCGATGATGACGTAGAAACCTATTTTAGCGAAGGTACAACAGACGCGGACGGCCCGTTCGGATTTTCAGGTGAATTCAAAGCCTGGTATTTAACCGATGATTTAAGAGTGCCGCTTGAAGCACACGTAAAAGTTATTTTTGGAAACGTAAGAGTACGACTAATATCCTATGAGCGAACACACTACGATGGT
- a CDS encoding type II toxin-antitoxin system RelE/ParE family toxin — protein MAKRIVWSKEALADRIQILDYWYQRLGSKDYPTKLDDTFRNTVQLLSRFPDLGRKLKNQEERFFVKDAYQIFYLEDGETITILHIWDTRRDPEDFPL, from the coding sequence ATGGCTAAACGGATAGTCTGGTCAAAAGAGGCTTTAGCAGATCGTATCCAGATCCTTGATTACTGGTATCAACGTCTGGGAAGTAAAGATTATCCAACTAAATTGGATGATACGTTTAGGAATACTGTCCAACTACTTTCTCGATTTCCTGATCTTGGAAGGAAGCTTAAGAACCAAGAGGAGCGATTTTTTGTGAAAGATGCTTATCAAATTTTTTATTTGGAGGATGGTGAGACCATAACAATTTTGCACATCTGGGACACTCGAAGAGATCCCGAAGATTTTCCACTTTAA